The proteins below are encoded in one region of Ciconia boyciana chromosome 19, ASM3463844v1, whole genome shotgun sequence:
- the UBE2J2 gene encoding ubiquitin-conjugating enzyme E2 J2, which produces MSNNSNKRAPTTATQRLKQDYLRIKKDPVPYICAEPLPSNILEWHYVVRGPEMTPYEGGYYHGKLIFPREFPFKPPSIYMITPNGRFKCNTRLCLSITDFHPDTWNPAWSVSTILTGLLSFMVEKGPTLGSIETSEFTKRQLAAQSLAFNLKDKVFCELFPEVVEEIKQKQKAQEELNNRPPSLPLPDVVPDGEAHYGQNGIPLLNGHVPLAPANHPGLQQANRNHGLLGGALANLFVIVGFAAFAYTVKYVLRSIAQE; this is translated from the exons atGAGCAACAACAGTAATAAGAGAGCACCAACGACAGCAACACAGAGACTTAAACAAGACTACCTTCGAATTAAGAAAGATCCAGTGCCTTATATCTGTGCAGAGCCTCTCCCATCTAATATTCTTGAATG GCACTATGTTGTACGAGGACCTGAAATGACTCCCTACGAAG GTGGCTATTATCATGGGAAACTAATATTCCCCAGGGAATTTCCTTTTAAACCTCCTAGTATTTATATGATTACACCTAATGGAAGGTTTAAGTGTAATACAAG GTTGTGTCTTTCAATCACTGATTTCCACCCGGATACGTGGAATCCAGCTTGGTCAGTCTCGACGATCTTGACGGGCCTTCTTAGTTTTATGGTGGAAAAGGGCCCCACATTGGGCAGCATAGAGACGTCAGAGTTCACA AAAAGACAGCTTGCTGCACAAAGCTTAGcgtttaatttaaaagataaagtcTTCTGTGAGCTCTTCCCTGAAGTAGTGGAG gagattaaacaaaaacagaaagcacaagAAGAGCTCAATAACAGACCTCCATCCCTCCCTTTACCAGATGTTGTCCCTGATGGTGAAGCACACTACGGTCAGAATGGAATACCCCTTCTTAATGGGCATGTACCATTGGCACCTGCCAATCATCCAGGTCTCCAACAGGCCAATCGTAACCATGGACTTTTAGGCGGAGCTTTGGCGAACTTGTTTGTTATAGTTGGTTTTGCAGCCTTTGCCTACACAGTCAAGTATGTACTGAGAAGCATAGCGCAAGAATGA